In the Flavobacterium acetivorans genome, one interval contains:
- a CDS encoding hemolysin family protein produces the protein MSEIALISARKNRLENAAKKGNKNAEIALDLANSPNKFLSTVQIGITLIGILTGIYSGDKITTNVETFIATFGILKPFANTIAVGIVVVVLTFFSLVLGELLPKRIGLNYPEAIAKAVAMPMKIVSIVTAPFIWMLTHSTEFLLNIMQIKPTADGKVTEEEIKAIIREGTEVGEVQEIEQDIVERVFHIGDRKINSLMTHRKSVVFLPLHSGKEEVRDTMLKELHSIYPVYRDNFDDIVGVVNLKHIFANFENKEFNLADMMTEAPFMMEYTTAYKALERFKETGIHYAFVSDEYGVFQGVITLNDILEALVGNASDFYKEDFKLVEREDGTWLVDGHYSLHDFLTYFELDELINDYEVTTVSGLIMTELSHIPKQGEKLIWHKFELEVIDMDGVKIDKVMVKSLRK, from the coding sequence ATGTCAGAAATCGCTTTGATTTCGGCAAGAAAAAACCGATTAGAAAATGCTGCCAAAAAAGGGAATAAGAACGCTGAAATAGCTTTGGATTTAGCGAATTCTCCTAATAAGTTTTTATCCACAGTTCAAATTGGAATAACTTTAATTGGGATTCTGACAGGGATTTACAGTGGCGATAAAATAACCACCAATGTAGAGACATTTATAGCGACATTTGGAATTTTAAAACCTTTTGCTAATACTATTGCTGTAGGAATAGTTGTGGTTGTATTGACATTTTTTTCATTGGTTTTAGGAGAATTGTTACCCAAGAGAATTGGTCTAAATTATCCTGAAGCTATTGCTAAAGCAGTCGCCATGCCAATGAAAATAGTTTCGATTGTAACCGCTCCTTTTATATGGATGCTAACACATTCTACGGAGTTCTTGTTGAATATCATGCAAATCAAGCCTACTGCTGATGGAAAGGTAACCGAAGAGGAAATAAAAGCCATAATCAGAGAAGGTACCGAAGTAGGAGAAGTTCAGGAAATTGAGCAAGATATTGTAGAACGCGTTTTTCATATTGGCGACAGGAAAATAAATTCATTGATGACTCATAGAAAATCAGTGGTTTTTTTACCTTTGCATTCTGGTAAAGAAGAGGTTAGGGATACGATGCTTAAAGAATTGCATTCAATTTATCCAGTGTACAGGGATAATTTTGATGACATCGTTGGGGTGGTCAATCTGAAGCATATTTTTGCCAATTTTGAAAATAAGGAATTTAATTTGGCCGATATGATGACCGAAGCTCCTTTTATGATGGAATATACTACCGCATATAAGGCTTTGGAAAGATTTAAAGAAACAGGGATTCATTATGCTTTTGTATCGGATGAATACGGGGTTTTCCAGGGGGTAATTACTTTGAATGATATCCTTGAAGCCTTAGTCGGTAATGCATCTGATTTTTACAAGGAAGATTTTAAGTTGGTCGAAAGAGAAGATGGTACCTGGCTGGTTGACGGGCATTATTCTCTACACGATTTCTTGACTTATTTTGAATTGGACGAATTAATAAATGATTACGAAGTCACTACAGTTAGTGGTTTGATAATGACAGAGCTATCTCATATTCCAAAACAAGGAGAAAAATTGATTTGGCATAAATTTGAGTTAGAAGTCATTGATATGGATGGCGTGAAGATTGATAAAGTAATGGTAAAATCATTGCGAAAATAG
- a CDS encoding adenylate kinase, whose product MINIVLFGKPGAGKGTQAEFLKEKYKLTHLSTGDIFRFNIKNETELGKLAQTFIDKGDLVPDEVTIKMLQSEVDKNPDSAGFLFDGFPRTIAQAQALDAFLATKKEVITATIALEADDEILVARLLERGKTSGRADDQDEDKIRNRYQEYNEKTAPLMGYYKEQGKFYAVNGIGSIQEITERLSSVIDNL is encoded by the coding sequence ATGATTAACATTGTTTTATTTGGAAAACCAGGAGCAGGAAAAGGAACTCAAGCAGAGTTTTTAAAAGAAAAATATAAATTAACACACCTTTCAACAGGGGATATTTTTAGATTCAATATCAAAAATGAAACTGAATTGGGCAAACTAGCACAGACTTTTATTGATAAAGGGGATCTGGTTCCGGATGAAGTAACCATTAAAATGTTGCAAAGCGAGGTTGATAAAAACCCTGATTCAGCAGGTTTTTTATTTGATGGATTTCCTAGAACAATTGCACAGGCGCAAGCTTTAGACGCTTTTTTAGCAACAAAAAAGGAAGTGATTACGGCAACGATTGCCTTAGAGGCTGATGATGAGATTCTTGTGGCGAGACTGCTGGAAAGAGGAAAAACTTCTGGTAGAGCTGATGATCAGGACGAAGATAAAATTCGCAACAGATACCAAGAATACAACGAGAAAACCGCTCCATTAATGGGCTATTATAAAGAGCAAGGGAAGTTTTATGCTGTCAATGGTATAGGGTCTATTCAAGAAATTACTGAGCGATTGAGTTCAGTTATTGATAATTTATAA
- a CDS encoding 5-(carboxyamino)imidazole ribonucleotide synthase, which yields MNYFSSDFKLGILGGGQLGKMLLFDTRKFDIQTYVLDPSDEAPCKIACNQFFKGDLMDFETVYNFGKLVDVLTFEIELVNLEALEKLENEGLKVYPSPKTLKLIQNKGTQKDFYTEHAIPTANYKRFKDIKSLVLAILESKIELPFVWKCTEFGYDGNGVKVIRQVSDLDNLANVECIAEEMVPFKNELAVIVCRNPSGDMKTYPVVEMEFHPEANQVEYVICPARIDDHVAEKARAIALKVSEKFNHVGLLAVEMFQTEGDEILINEVAPRPHNSGHYSIEASYTSQFENHLRAILDLPLGNTESKVAGIMVNLVGEEGFSGDVVYENIEKILGWNGVTPHIYGKKQTRPFRKMGHVTIVNSDIAEARRIAEDVKNTIRVISGQ from the coding sequence ATGAATTATTTTTCTTCTGATTTTAAATTAGGAATTCTAGGCGGTGGACAATTGGGTAAAATGCTTTTGTTTGACACCAGAAAATTTGACATACAAACCTATGTTTTGGACCCGAGCGATGAAGCGCCTTGCAAAATTGCCTGCAATCAATTCTTCAAAGGAGATTTGATGGACTTTGAAACCGTTTACAATTTTGGAAAACTGGTCGACGTTTTGACTTTCGAAATTGAACTGGTGAATCTTGAAGCCTTAGAAAAATTAGAAAACGAAGGTTTGAAGGTCTATCCTTCGCCTAAAACGTTGAAATTAATTCAAAATAAAGGCACCCAAAAGGATTTTTATACAGAACACGCTATTCCAACAGCAAACTACAAACGATTCAAAGACATCAAAAGCTTAGTCTTGGCCATTCTTGAATCTAAGATCGAATTGCCTTTTGTATGGAAATGCACCGAATTTGGGTACGATGGAAATGGCGTAAAAGTCATCAGACAGGTCTCTGATTTAGACAATTTAGCCAATGTAGAATGCATTGCCGAAGAAATGGTTCCGTTCAAAAATGAATTGGCAGTTATCGTTTGCCGCAATCCTTCTGGCGATATGAAAACCTACCCAGTTGTAGAAATGGAGTTTCATCCCGAAGCAAACCAAGTCGAATATGTGATTTGTCCTGCTCGTATTGATGATCACGTAGCCGAAAAAGCAAGAGCCATCGCCTTAAAAGTTTCCGAAAAATTCAATCATGTTGGACTTCTTGCTGTTGAAATGTTCCAAACAGAAGGCGACGAAATCCTGATCAACGAAGTTGCACCGCGTCCGCACAATTCCGGACATTATTCCATTGAAGCCAGTTACACTTCCCAATTCGAAAATCATTTGCGCGCCATCCTTGATTTACCTTTAGGAAATACTGAAAGTAAGGTGGCCGGAATTATGGTAAATTTAGTCGGTGAAGAAGGTTTTTCCGGCGACGTAGTTTATGAAAATATCGAAAAAATATTAGGTTGGAATGGTGTTACGCCACATATTTATGGCAAAAAGCAAACGCGCCCTTTCAGAAAAATGGGACATGTAACCATCGTAAATTCTGATATTGCAGAAGCAAGACGAATTGCAGAAGACGTAAAAAACACGATAAGAGTAATCAGTGGTCAGTAA
- a CDS encoding YjjG family noncanonical pyrimidine nucleotidase, translating to MKIGNIKDVFFDLDHTLWDFDKNSELTFEKIFRQKHPEIEIDEFIEKYVPINQACWALYQYDKITHQELRYKRLKESFDALNYDISDEEIEAISKEYIELLPDNNHLFDGAFEILDYLNGKYKLHIITNGFADVQFRKMKNSRLEIYFDSVTNSEMAGVKKPNPIIFEHALNIANAKKEHSIMIGDSFDADVQGALDAGLDAIFFNESNVQVEQNIKQVNHLLELKKYL from the coding sequence ATGAAAATTGGTAATATAAAAGATGTGTTCTTTGATTTAGATCATACACTTTGGGATTTTGATAAAAATTCCGAATTAACATTTGAGAAAATATTCAGACAGAAGCATCCTGAAATTGAAATTGATGAATTTATTGAAAAATATGTACCCATCAATCAGGCCTGTTGGGCATTGTATCAATACGATAAAATTACCCATCAGGAGTTGCGTTACAAGCGGTTGAAAGAATCCTTTGATGCCTTAAATTATGATATTTCTGATGAGGAAATTGAAGCGATTTCTAAGGAATATATTGAGTTGTTACCAGATAATAATCATCTTTTTGATGGTGCTTTTGAGATTTTGGACTATCTCAATGGGAAGTATAAACTTCATATTATTACTAATGGTTTTGCGGACGTTCAATTTAGAAAAATGAAAAATTCTAGGTTGGAGATTTATTTTGATTCGGTAACTAATTCTGAGATGGCGGGAGTAAAAAAGCCAAATCCTATTATTTTTGAACATGCATTAAACATTGCCAATGCTAAAAAAGAGCATAGTATTATGATAGGTGATTCATTTGATGCAGATGTTCAAGGAGCCCTTGACGCGGGTTTAGACGCCATTTTTTTTAACGAAAGTAATGTTCAAGTTGAACAAAATATTAAACAAGTCAATCATTTATTAGAACTAAAAAAATATTTATAA
- a CDS encoding S46 family peptidase, with product MKKIILFLTMCLMTFPVKADEGMWFLMFIERLNHRDMEKMGLQLTAEEIYSINNHSLKDAVVQFNGGCTAEIVSKEGLVLTNHHCGYDAIAELSSEEQNYLKNGFWAKDKSAEMKPKSLFVRFFVRMDDVSKRILSKVNDKMTEAERNKAIQQEMALIEKENSEGGKYTVSVRPFFQGNEYYYFVYQDYKDVRLVGTPPESLGKFGGDTDNWEWPRHTADFSMFRVYADANGNPAEYSKDNVPLQPKHYLPVSLKGVEENDFAMILGYPGRTNRWMPAGGIEQNVKFAYPAWVEGAKTGMDRMKAYMDKDETVNLEYASKYASTANYWKNRQGMIDALTKAGTAKTKAKQEAKFNTWANKKANKEKFGNVIATINNYYAATNLKSSHDSYLTQLMRTATYGATPANLGNAMLAYFKENEAKRTEMLPRLNQFIDAAYGKFYAPLEKDVFTAQLNLYASKAAAYGLPESVAKLKEANNGDFTAFVNEAVAKSIFATKESVLAFMKNPKPENIANDPLYVVSNDLSVKMRAKSAEQLKSDDDFAKAFRNLVEGLRESKMNLIKYPDANSTLRLTYGKVRALPADKRNDAEVNNYTTMTGLVKKYKAGDQEFDLPARLLELNKAKDFGQYADKDGYMPVNFLTDNDITGGNSGSPVLNGKGELIGIAFDGNIEAMAGDVIFDAKLQRTISVDIRYVLWIIDKYAGAKHIIDEMTIVK from the coding sequence ATGAAAAAAATAATTTTATTCTTAACAATGTGCTTGATGACTTTCCCTGTGAAAGCAGACGAGGGGATGTGGTTTTTGATGTTTATCGAAAGATTAAACCATAGAGATATGGAAAAAATGGGCTTGCAACTGACAGCCGAAGAAATTTACAGTATCAATAACCATAGTTTGAAAGACGCCGTGGTTCAATTCAACGGTGGTTGTACAGCCGAAATTGTTTCCAAAGAAGGATTAGTCTTAACGAACCATCACTGTGGTTACGACGCGATAGCTGAGCTTTCGTCTGAGGAACAAAATTATTTAAAAAATGGTTTTTGGGCTAAAGATAAAAGTGCCGAAATGAAACCTAAATCTCTATTTGTTCGTTTTTTCGTTCGCATGGACGATGTTTCCAAAAGAATTTTATCTAAAGTAAATGATAAAATGACGGAGGCAGAAAGAAACAAAGCGATTCAACAAGAAATGGCTTTGATTGAAAAAGAGAATAGTGAAGGTGGAAAATATACGGTTTCTGTTCGTCCTTTCTTTCAAGGAAATGAATATTACTATTTTGTTTACCAAGATTACAAAGACGTTCGTTTAGTAGGGACTCCTCCGGAAAGTCTAGGGAAATTTGGTGGAGATACGGATAACTGGGAATGGCCACGTCATACAGCCGATTTCTCCATGTTCAGAGTTTATGCTGATGCCAATGGAAATCCGGCCGAATACTCTAAAGACAATGTGCCTTTGCAACCAAAGCATTATTTGCCTGTAAGTTTAAAAGGAGTTGAGGAAAATGATTTTGCAATGATTTTGGGTTATCCAGGGCGTACAAACCGTTGGATGCCAGCAGGCGGAATAGAACAAAACGTAAAATTTGCTTATCCTGCCTGGGTTGAAGGGGCAAAAACAGGAATGGACAGAATGAAAGCATACATGGATAAAGACGAAACCGTTAATCTGGAATATGCTTCTAAATATGCTTCAACGGCTAATTATTGGAAAAACCGTCAAGGAATGATTGATGCTTTGACCAAAGCCGGAACAGCAAAAACCAAAGCAAAACAAGAAGCTAAATTCAATACTTGGGCTAATAAAAAAGCCAACAAAGAGAAATTTGGGAATGTTATTGCAACAATAAATAATTATTATGCGGCAACGAATTTAAAATCGAGCCATGACAGCTATTTAACTCAATTAATGAGAACGGCAACTTATGGTGCTACTCCTGCTAATTTAGGGAATGCAATGTTAGCATATTTTAAAGAAAATGAAGCCAAAAGAACAGAAATGTTACCTAGATTGAATCAATTTATTGATGCGGCCTATGGGAAATTCTATGCTCCTCTAGAGAAAGATGTTTTTACGGCTCAATTAAATTTATATGCTTCAAAAGCGGCAGCTTACGGACTACCTGAAAGTGTTGCGAAATTAAAAGAAGCGAATAATGGTGATTTTACGGCTTTTGTAAATGAGGCTGTTGCCAAAAGTATTTTTGCTACAAAAGAAAGCGTTTTAGCTTTCATGAAAAATCCAAAACCAGAAAACATTGCAAATGATCCTTTGTATGTGGTTTCGAATGATTTGAGTGTAAAAATGAGAGCTAAATCTGCAGAACAACTGAAATCAGATGATGATTTTGCCAAAGCATTCCGTAATTTAGTAGAAGGTTTACGTGAATCTAAAATGAATTTGATAAAGTATCCAGACGCTAACTCAACTTTGAGATTGACTTACGGAAAAGTACGTGCTTTGCCTGCAGACAAACGCAATGATGCTGAGGTAAATAATTATACAACAATGACCGGATTGGTTAAAAAGTATAAAGCAGGAGACCAAGAATTTGATTTACCGGCTCGATTGTTAGAATTGAACAAAGCCAAAGATTTTGGACAATATGCGGATAAAGATGGTTATATGCCGGTAAATTTCTTGACTGACAATGATATCACGGGTGGAAATTCAGGTTCACCGGTATTGAATGGAAAAGGAGAATTAATCGGTATTGCATTTGACGGAAACATCGAAGCAATGGCTGGTGATGTTATTTTTGACGCAAAATTGCAAAGAACAATTAGTGTGGATATTCGTTATGTACTTTGGATTATTGATAAATATGCTGGTGCTAAACACATCATTGATGAAATGACCATTGTGAAATAA
- a CDS encoding tetratricopeptide repeat protein, with product MKHFVYLMVFLPIIAWSQSNFDKGLKLFKEEKWAQAEAVFELFLNENPNHLKTMEYLGDIAGKNKSWDKAIGYYKRLKQLKTKEADYYYKYGGALGMKAKESNKFKALGMVGEVKDSFEKAISLDPKHIESRWALIELYIQLPGIVGGSEAKAIQYSNELLRLSPVDGYLSRGHIEEYFKRYTLAEQQYNKAIIEGGSKKSYQKLVNLYKNKMKEPEKANKVLESYNNKFKIE from the coding sequence ATGAAGCATTTTGTATATTTAATGGTATTTCTTCCAATAATCGCCTGGTCTCAATCTAATTTTGATAAAGGGCTAAAGCTTTTTAAAGAAGAAAAATGGGCTCAGGCAGAAGCTGTTTTTGAGCTTTTTTTAAATGAAAATCCAAATCATTTAAAAACGATGGAATATTTGGGAGATATTGCCGGAAAAAACAAATCTTGGGACAAGGCAATTGGGTATTATAAAAGACTCAAACAATTGAAAACCAAAGAGGCTGATTATTATTACAAATATGGAGGCGCCTTAGGAATGAAAGCCAAAGAATCGAATAAGTTTAAGGCTCTTGGTATGGTTGGAGAGGTTAAAGATTCTTTTGAAAAAGCCATTAGTCTCGATCCAAAACATATTGAATCGCGCTGGGCTTTGATAGAACTTTATATTCAGTTGCCTGGAATTGTAGGGGGTAGCGAAGCCAAAGCCATACAATATTCTAACGAATTATTGCGATTGTCTCCCGTTGATGGTTATTTGTCAAGGGGACATATCGAGGAATATTTTAAAAGATATACTCTAGCTGAGCAGCAATACAATAAAGCAATAATTGAAGGAGGTTCGAAGAAAAGTTATCAAAAACTAGTTAATTTGTATAAAAACAAAATGAAAGAGCCTGAAAAAGCCAATAAAGTATTAGAGTCTTATAATAATAAATTCAAGATAGAGTAG
- the radC gene encoding RadC family protein, giving the protein MAENSFFSIANWSEDDKPREKLMLKGKSALSDAELIAILIGSGSRNESAVDLSKRILASVDNNLNSLGKLSVSQLMHFKGIGEAKAISIIAALELGRRRRAEEAVKLIKITSSKMIFEIMQPLIGELPHEEFWIVYLNNSNKILSKSQLSKGGITGTLVDVRLVFKTALEMGATALILCHNHPSGTLVPSDADKQITKKLKSAGDSLEIKVLDHLIVTENNYFSFVDEGIF; this is encoded by the coding sequence ATGGCTGAAAATTCCTTTTTTTCAATCGCGAATTGGTCCGAAGACGATAAGCCACGAGAAAAACTAATGCTGAAAGGCAAAAGTGCTTTGAGTGATGCTGAATTAATCGCAATTTTGATTGGTTCAGGAAGTCGTAACGAATCGGCAGTTGATTTAAGCAAAAGGATTTTGGCCAGCGTTGATAATAATTTGAATAGTTTAGGGAAATTATCAGTTTCTCAGCTGATGCATTTCAAAGGAATAGGCGAGGCAAAAGCCATTTCGATTATAGCTGCTTTAGAATTAGGAAGGAGAAGAAGGGCTGAAGAAGCTGTTAAATTGATTAAGATTACTTCAAGCAAGATGATTTTCGAGATTATGCAACCGCTGATTGGGGAATTGCCACATGAAGAATTTTGGATTGTATATTTGAATAATTCGAATAAAATACTTTCAAAATCACAACTAAGTAAAGGCGGAATAACCGGAACTTTGGTTGATGTAAGGCTCGTATTTAAAACTGCTCTTGAAATGGGAGCTACCGCTTTGATTTTGTGTCATAATCATCCTTCCGGGACTTTGGTTCCTAGTGATGCCGACAAGCAAATTACTAAAAAGTTAAAATCAGCCGGGGATAGTTTAGAGATAAAAGTATTGGACCATTTGATTGTTACTGAAAATAATTACTTTAGCTTTGTTGATGAAGGAATATTCTAA
- the purE gene encoding 5-(carboxyamino)imidazole ribonucleotide mutase, translating into MKVAVIMGSISDMPVMQEAIDILKGFDIETEVDIVSAHRTPEKLFDFSQNAHTRGISVIIAGAGGAAHLPGMVASMSPLPVIGVPVKSSNSIDGWDSVLSILQMPGGVPVATVALNGAKNAGILAAQIIGSHDKVILDKMIQYKLGLKDAVIIASESLLKK; encoded by the coding sequence ATGAAAGTAGCCGTAATCATGGGAAGCATATCTGATATGCCCGTAATGCAAGAAGCCATAGACATCCTAAAAGGATTTGATATAGAAACCGAAGTCGACATTGTATCGGCACACAGAACGCCCGAAAAATTGTTCGATTTCAGTCAAAACGCCCACACTCGCGGTATTTCGGTAATTATTGCCGGAGCCGGCGGAGCAGCACATTTACCGGGAATGGTCGCCTCCATGTCGCCACTTCCTGTAATTGGAGTACCGGTAAAATCAAGTAATTCCATCGATGGCTGGGACAGTGTCTTGTCAATTTTACAAATGCCCGGTGGCGTTCCCGTTGCAACAGTTGCGTTAAACGGAGCCAAAAATGCCGGAATCTTAGCTGCCCAAATCATTGGAAGTCACGACAAGGTTATTTTAGACAAAATGATACAATATAAATTAGGACTCAAAGACGCAGTAATAATTGCTTCTGAAAGTTTGCTTAAAAAATAA
- a CDS encoding UDP-N-acetylmuramate--L-alanine ligase, translating into MRTHFIAIGGSAMHNLALALHNKGYQVTGSDDAIFEPSKSRLDKKGILPVELGWFPEKINSDIEAVILGMHAKADNPELLKAQELGLKIYSYPEFLYEQSKNKTRVVIGGSHGKTTITSMILHVMHYHDIAVDYMVGAQLEGFDTMVHLTEENDFIVLEGDEYLSSPIDRRPKFHLYQPNIALISGIAWDHINVFPTYDNYVEQFEIFIGKITNGGILVYNEEDSEVKRVAEAAVNPIRKLGYKTPNYKVEDGTTLLETPEGDMPIEVFGAHNLNNLAGAKWICQNMGVDEADFYEAIASFKGASKRLEKIAESKTKVAYKDFAHSPSKVSATTKAVKEQYPNRTLVACLELHTYSSLNAEFLKEYEGALEYADKAVVFYSPDAVKIKQLEEVSYEQIATAFNRKDLIIYTNPKEFKDYLFNQNLENSALLLMSSGNYGGLDFDEVKGLISN; encoded by the coding sequence ATGCGTACACATTTTATCGCTATCGGAGGAAGCGCCATGCACAATCTAGCGCTAGCATTACACAATAAAGGATATCAGGTCACGGGAAGTGACGACGCTATTTTTGAGCCGTCTAAATCAAGATTGGACAAAAAAGGAATTCTTCCTGTGGAATTAGGCTGGTTTCCTGAAAAAATAAACTCAGATATTGAAGCAGTAATCTTAGGAATGCATGCCAAAGCCGATAATCCGGAATTATTGAAAGCTCAGGAATTAGGGTTGAAAATATATTCTTATCCAGAATTTCTATACGAACAATCCAAAAATAAAACCAGAGTAGTCATTGGCGGTTCCCACGGGAAAACAACCATTACTTCGATGATTCTTCATGTGATGCATTATCACGATATTGCTGTAGATTATATGGTTGGAGCGCAATTAGAAGGTTTTGATACCATGGTTCATCTTACCGAAGAAAATGATTTTATCGTTTTGGAAGGAGATGAATATTTGTCTTCACCAATAGATAGAAGACCAAAATTCCATTTATATCAGCCCAATATTGCTTTAATTTCGGGCATTGCTTGGGATCATATCAATGTTTTTCCCACCTATGATAACTATGTAGAACAGTTTGAGATTTTTATTGGTAAGATTACTAATGGCGGAATTTTAGTCTATAATGAAGAAGATTCGGAGGTGAAACGAGTTGCTGAAGCAGCCGTAAACCCGATTCGTAAATTAGGATATAAAACACCAAATTATAAAGTAGAAGACGGGACAACCTTATTAGAAACTCCGGAAGGGGACATGCCTATCGAAGTTTTTGGGGCGCATAATCTTAATAATTTGGCTGGAGCCAAATGGATTTGCCAAAACATGGGAGTTGATGAGGCCGATTTTTATGAGGCAATTGCCAGTTTTAAAGGAGCTTCTAAACGTTTGGAGAAAATTGCCGAAAGCAAAACAAAAGTTGCTTATAAAGATTTTGCACATTCACCATCTAAAGTTTCCGCTACGACCAAAGCCGTAAAAGAACAATATCCAAATAGAACTTTGGTGGCTTGTTTAGAATTACATACGTATAGCAGTCTAAATGCGGAGTTTTTAAAAGAATATGAAGGAGCTTTGGAATACGCTGATAAAGCGGTTGTTTTTTATTCGCCTGACGCAGTAAAAATAAAACAATTGGAAGAAGTGAGTTATGAACAAATTGCTACTGCTTTCAATAGAAAAGATTTGATTATTTATACTAACCCAAAAGAATTCAAGGATTATTTATTTAATCAAAATCTAGAAAATTCAGCTTTATTACTGATGAGTTCTGGGAATTATGGCGGCTTGGATTTTGATGAGGTGAAAGGATTGATTTCGAATTAA
- the hpt gene encoding hypoxanthine phosphoribosyltransferase, producing the protein MIQLHDKQFVPFISAKEIEFAITKMVKQVEDDFADEVPVFVGVLNGSFMVVSDFLKNYKKPCEVSFIKMTSYQGTSSTNEVKQLIGLNQDLTGRSVIVIEDIVDTGNTLVELKELFKKQNVKHFKIATLFFKPEAYKKDIKIDYIGIRIPNKFIVGFGLDYDGLGRNLPEVYKLKE; encoded by the coding sequence ATGATTCAACTTCACGATAAACAATTTGTTCCGTTTATCTCTGCCAAAGAGATAGAGTTTGCTATAACAAAAATGGTAAAGCAGGTCGAAGATGATTTTGCCGATGAGGTGCCAGTATTTGTGGGAGTTTTAAATGGCTCTTTTATGGTGGTTTCTGATTTTTTGAAGAACTATAAAAAGCCTTGCGAAGTAAGTTTTATAAAAATGACTTCTTACCAGGGTACGTCTTCAACAAATGAAGTGAAACAATTGATTGGTTTAAATCAGGATTTAACTGGTAGATCTGTAATTGTCATTGAGGATATTGTGGATACAGGAAATACTTTGGTAGAACTAAAAGAGTTGTTTAAAAAACAAAATGTAAAACATTTTAAAATAGCTACACTGTTTTTTAAACCGGAAGCTTATAAAAAAGATATAAAAATAGATTATATCGGAATCAGGATTCCGAATAAATTTATTGTAGGTTTTGGACTGGACTATGATGGTTTGGGCAGAAATTTACCAGAAGTATATAAACTAAAAGAATAA
- the obgE gene encoding GTPase ObgE translates to MTEGNFVDYVKIFVSSGKGGKGSTHLHREKFIEKGGPDGGDGGRGGHVYLVGNKGLWTLFHLKFARHIKAGHGGDGGGDRSTGADGEDKYIEVPLGTVVKDKETGEILFEITEHGEKRILSKGGKGGLGNWHFRSSTNQTPRYSQPGLPGTEMDVILELKVLADVGLVGFPNAGKSTLLSVLTSAKPKIADYPFTTLKPNLGIVAYRDFQSFVIADIPGIIEGAAEGKGLGHYFLRHIERNSTLLFLVPVDTPDIKAEYDILVNELTKYNPEMLDKERLLVISKCDMLDDELKAELKAELDVAFKDVPYMFISSVSQQGLTELKDKLWKMLND, encoded by the coding sequence ATGACTGAAGGGAATTTTGTAGATTATGTAAAAATATTTGTTTCATCTGGAAAAGGTGGAAAAGGATCTACGCATTTGCATAGAGAAAAATTTATTGAAAAAGGGGGGCCTGATGGTGGAGATGGTGGACGTGGAGGACATGTGTACCTTGTAGGGAACAAAGGACTTTGGACATTATTTCATCTTAAATTCGCGCGACATATCAAAGCTGGTCACGGTGGTGACGGTGGTGGTGACAGAAGTACAGGAGCTGATGGTGAAGATAAATACATCGAAGTGCCGCTAGGTACTGTTGTAAAAGATAAGGAAACGGGAGAAATCTTGTTTGAAATTACGGAACATGGCGAAAAAAGAATCCTTTCTAAAGGAGGAAAAGGAGGCTTAGGAAACTGGCATTTTAGAAGTTCAACCAATCAAACGCCACGTTATTCCCAGCCAGGATTGCCAGGAACGGAGATGGATGTGATTTTAGAATTGAAAGTACTTGCCGACGTAGGTTTGGTCGGTTTTCCAAATGCGGGTAAATCAACACTTCTATCTGTGTTGACCTCTGCCAAACCAAAGATTGCCGATTATCCGTTTACGACTTTAAAACCAAATCTTGGTATTGTAGCTTATAGAGATTTTCAATCTTTTGTAATTGCTGATATTCCCGGAATTATTGAAGGAGCCGCTGAAGGAAAAGGTTTAGGACATTATTTCTTGCGCCACATTGAACGCAACTCGACTTTGTTATTTTTGGTTCCTGTTGATACACCAGATATAAAAGCAGAGTACGATATTTTGGTAAACGAACTGACCAAATACAATCCGGAAATGCTGGACAAAGAACGTTTGTTGGTAATATCAAAATGCGATATGCTGGATGATGAACTAAAAGCGGAATTAAAAGCAGAGCTAGATGTTGCTTTCAAAGATGTTCCTTATATGTTTATTTCATCTGTCTCTCAACAAGGTTTGACAGAATTGAAAGATAAATTATGGAAAATGTTGAATGATTAG